One genomic window of Quercus lobata isolate SW786 chromosome 9, ValleyOak3.0 Primary Assembly, whole genome shotgun sequence includes the following:
- the LOC115961832 gene encoding uncharacterized protein LOC115961832 encodes MDEMKENMKRTNPVEDLVHRSDSPFVPSINAHPLPPKFKMPSLDSYDGTRDPFDHIATFKTTMHLQGFPDEIMCRAFPTTLKGPARVWFSKIPPSTVTSFEELSKLFVNNFIGGQRHKRSSSSLLTIEQGENESLWSFITRFNREVLAVDEMDDKFLLAAFHNGVHSDLFIHKLYEQEPQTMAELVHSAQNFMNAEDAIIAKKRKRVEKMDANPTRHSEQDPRLKKGRTEDKKDRDRKADPLA; translated from the coding sequence ATGGATGAGATGAAGGAGAATATGAAGAGGACCAACCCTGTAGAAGACTTGGTTCACAGATCTGACTCCCCTTTTGTGCCTTCCATCAATGCTCACCCTTTGCCacccaagttcaagatgccttcCTTAGATTCATATGATGGGACGCGAGATCCGTTTGACCACATTGCCACCTTCAAAACTACTATGCACCTTCAAGGGTTTCCGGATGAAATAATGTGCAGAGCTTTCCCTACTACCCTTAAAGGACCCGCACGAGTGTGGTTCAGCAAAATACCTCCGAGCACAGTAACGTCCTTCGAGGAGTTAAGCAAGTTATTTGTCAACAATTTCATCGGAGGACAGAGGCACAAGCGTTCCTCGTCTAGTTTGTTGACCATAGAACAAGGGGAGAATGAAAGTTTGTGGTCCTTCATTACGCGGTTCAACAGGGAAGTGTTAGCAGTGGACGAGATGGATGACAAGTTCCTTCTAGCGGCTTTCCACAATGGGGTTCACTCTGACTTGTTCATCCACAAGCTATATGAGCAAGAGCCTCAGACCATGGCTGAACTCGTCCATTCAgcccaaaattttatgaatgcggaAGATGCtatcatagccaagaagaggaagagagttgagaaaatGGATGCTAACCCCACTCGCCATTCAGAACAAGATCCTCGTCTTAAAAAGGGACGAACGGAAGACAAGAAGGATCGAGACAGGAAGGCAGACCCCTTAGCATGA
- the LOC115961831 gene encoding uncharacterized protein LOC115961831, protein MKKEDITRGLGISHKVDSATHAGNKVLPITEATLSTSTNTNDQSQSGSSDHKDRLKGDKSKTMSRMKELLRWAAAAKSEKGGKFIGRKVLQFRNRGSLKAVPDDDQLSNDSPKISFRWDVESCCTTSSAYSAMSMPASYKINDQTINITSSISTPIQDKDHNTPRKGNWITTDSEFVVLEL, encoded by the exons atgaagaaagaagatATTACTCGAGGACTTGGAATCAGTCACAAGGTGGATTCTGCTACTCACGCAGGAAATAAAGTTTTACCAATTACTGAGGCCACATTGTCAACCTCGACTAACACAAATGACCAAAGTCAAAGTGGCTCGTCGGATCACAAAGATAGGCTTAAAGGGGATAAAAGCAAAACTATGTCAAGAATGAAGGAGCTATTGAGATGGGCTGCGGCTGCAAAATCAGAGAAGGGAGGAAAGTTTATTGGTCGAAAG GTTCTACAATTCCGGAATCGTGGAAGCTTAAAAGCAGTACCAGATGATGATCAACTGAGCAACGATTCTCCTAAGATCAGTTTCAGGTGGGATGTGGAAAGTTGTTGCACCACTTCCTCTGCATACTCAGCAATGTCTATGCCTGCCTCATATAAAATTAATGACCAAACGATCAACATTACATCATCAATTTCAACTCCTATTCAAGACAAGGATCACAACACTCCTAGGAAAGGAAATTGGATAACCACAGACTCTGAAT tTGTGGTGCTAGAGCTATGA